A genomic stretch from Desulfotignum balticum DSM 7044 includes:
- a CDS encoding IscA/HesB family protein has product MIELTDPAKEQIDNYFQGKEPTPIRIFLNSGGUGGPSLAMALDEPKNSDDSFEVKGHKFVVDKEFMQKAEQIKIDFTGMGFHLDSNMDLGAPDCGGCGGSCG; this is encoded by the coding sequence ATGATTGAATTGACAGATCCTGCAAAGGAGCAGATCGACAACTACTTTCAGGGGAAGGAACCGACCCCGATTCGTATTTTTCTGAATTCCGGCGGCTGAGGGGGACCCTCCCTGGCCATGGCTCTGGATGAGCCTAAAAATTCAGATGACAGTTTTGAAGTAAAAGGTCACAAATTTGTTGTGGACAAAGAATTCATGCAAAAAGCGGAACAGATTAAAATCGATTTCACGGGAATGGGATTTCATCTGGATTCCAATATGGATCTCGGCGCACCGGATTGTGGCGGATGCGGCGGATCCTGCGGCTGA
- a CDS encoding thiamine diphosphokinase codes for MNCIVIAGGRLDPARTRTWHRHIHRLLKTADLIIAADSGAGHLKKNGVLPHVIVGDLDSIDPDTLNFFKKNKVPVQPYPRRKNRTDMELCLDYAKNRGATHITMLAATGTRLDHTLANVLLLVPLADAGICVRIMDAHNEICLVKDRLELSGNPGDLVSLIPLTATVTGVTLTGLSYPLRDQTLRIGTTLGISNFFSESAAQISIKSGTLLVIRSMD; via the coding sequence ATGAACTGCATTGTCATCGCCGGGGGCCGCCTGGATCCGGCCCGGACCCGAACCTGGCACCGGCACATCCACCGTCTTCTGAAAACCGCGGATCTGATTATTGCTGCGGACAGCGGCGCCGGACATCTGAAAAAAAACGGAGTCCTGCCCCATGTGATCGTCGGGGATCTGGACTCCATTGACCCGGACACACTGAACTTTTTCAAAAAAAACAAGGTCCCGGTCCAACCTTATCCCCGCCGGAAAAACAGAACCGATATGGAATTGTGCCTGGATTATGCCAAAAACCGGGGTGCCACCCATATCACCATGCTGGCTGCCACCGGTACCCGGCTGGATCATACACTGGCCAATGTACTGCTGCTGGTTCCCCTGGCAGATGCCGGTATCTGTGTCAGAATCATGGATGCGCACAATGAGATCTGCCTGGTGAAAGACCGATTGGAACTGTCCGGAAATCCCGGGGATCTGGTGTCGCTCATCCCTTTGACCGCCACGGTCACCGGGGTCACCCTCACGGGCCTGTCCTATCCGCTCCGGGATCAGACATTGAGAATAGGCACCACCCTGGGCATCAGCAATTTTTTTTCAGAATCCGCGGCACAGATTTCCATCAAGTCCGGCACGCTTCTGGTGATCCGGTCCATGGATTGA
- the lptF gene encoding LPS export ABC transporter permease LptF, whose product MRAPTTIHRYIFREFFPPFGISLCFLTFVFLMTRIPEIMNLVVNYNADMLAVIMMIVFTLPRFMEFTIPMSVMVAVLLTFIRMSGENEMTAMKGAGLSLYRLLPPVLLFCLLGTGLTLFVTVFAVPWGKLSIKEKTLDMARSSMDLAIEERQFNSRLEGIMIYVSHVDMKTKDLTDVFIEDRSVKGMTRISIAPEGRLIHSPDKDVYTIRLFNGMINQVDIKEKTVSNIRFGHYDINIDLAEMQQKNGTAVQKDLDEYDIRELVTFIRSQAGDKTRMSEARMVLHEKFSVPFACLFLGLLAFPLGVQSLVAGRSSGLGFGVFFLLVYYIFLAAGWSAGETGRFPPVLGMWLPNLIMGGAAIYLLKRNADENPVKMPAQISRAGVWIKQIYTKLTRHDLSA is encoded by the coding sequence ATGCGTGCGCCCACCACCATACATCGGTATATTTTCCGGGAATTTTTCCCGCCTTTCGGGATCAGTCTGTGTTTTCTGACTTTTGTGTTTCTGATGACCCGGATTCCGGAAATCATGAACCTGGTGGTCAATTACAATGCAGACATGCTGGCTGTGATCATGATGATTGTGTTCACCTTGCCCAGATTTATGGAATTCACCATTCCCATGTCCGTGATGGTGGCGGTGCTGCTGACATTTATCCGCATGTCCGGAGAAAATGAAATGACCGCCATGAAAGGGGCGGGTCTGTCTTTATACCGGCTGCTGCCGCCGGTGCTGCTCTTCTGTCTGCTGGGGACCGGGCTGACCCTTTTTGTCACCGTGTTCGCCGTTCCCTGGGGCAAGCTGTCCATCAAGGAAAAAACCCTGGATATGGCCCGGTCCAGCATGGATCTGGCCATAGAAGAACGGCAGTTCAACTCCCGGCTTGAAGGCATCATGATCTATGTGTCACACGTAGACATGAAAACAAAAGACCTGACAGACGTGTTTATTGAGGACCGGTCGGTGAAGGGCATGACCCGGATTTCCATTGCCCCGGAAGGACGGTTGATTCATTCACCGGACAAGGATGTGTATACCATCCGGCTGTTCAACGGGATGATCAATCAGGTGGACATCAAGGAAAAAACCGTGTCCAACATCCGGTTCGGACATTATGATATCAATATCGACCTGGCTGAAATGCAGCAGAAAAACGGCACCGCCGTTCAAAAGGATCTGGACGAGTACGATATCCGGGAACTGGTGACGTTTATCCGGTCCCAGGCAGGAGACAAAACCAGAATGAGCGAGGCCAGAATGGTGCTGCATGAAAAATTTTCCGTGCCGTTTGCCTGCCTGTTTCTGGGATTGCTGGCGTTTCCTTTGGGGGTTCAGTCTCTGGTTGCGGGACGCTCGTCCGGCCTGGGGTTCGGGGTGTTTTTTCTGCTGGTTTATTATATTTTTCTGGCCGCAGGATGGTCTGCCGGAGAAACCGGTCGTTTTCCCCCGGTTCTGGGCATGTGGCTTCCCAACCTGATCATGGGCGGAGCGGCAATATATCTGCTCAAGCGAAATGCCGATGAAAATCCGGTAAAGATGCCGGCACAGATATCCCGGGCCGGGGTTTGGATTAAACAAATTTACACGAAACTGACACGCCATGACCTGTCTGCATAG
- the lptG gene encoding LPS export ABC transporter permease LptG, which translates to MTCLHRYWLKEFLTFFGVIQALILVLFVIIDYLSRMDKFLESSISLVYAFWYVVLKLPFMFVQLTPAAVLLATITVFGLMNRNNELTAVKSSGISVYFLVRPAVGISLIMAGIMFVLGESLVPLSMAKSNDIRQYEIRKQNQMTQNQNNIWIKTDNRLVHIRFFDPVQKTVAGVCATTLGEDFSLISRIDARFGRYELGQWLLEDVVEQTYNPDTHDYDVTLSDMRLSDLGLVPEDLGQWVKKSDEMGFFELKSYVEKVRDEGYDATTYEVDMHGKIAFPFICVIMALTGAAAGMRSFARVNLPGAIGLGVAISFFYWVVYGICLSMGYAGVLPAMVAPWVANALFLCGGIIFLINTE; encoded by the coding sequence ATGACCTGTCTGCATAGATACTGGCTCAAAGAATTTCTGACCTTTTTCGGGGTGATTCAGGCCCTGATTCTGGTGCTGTTTGTGATCATCGATTATCTGTCCCGCATGGACAAATTTCTGGAATCCAGTATTTCACTGGTGTATGCGTTCTGGTATGTGGTTCTCAAGCTGCCGTTCATGTTTGTTCAACTGACTCCGGCCGCCGTGCTTCTGGCTACCATCACCGTGTTCGGGCTGATGAACCGGAACAATGAGCTGACCGCAGTGAAATCTTCAGGCATCTCCGTGTATTTTCTGGTCAGACCGGCAGTGGGTATCAGCCTGATTATGGCCGGGATAATGTTTGTTTTAGGCGAATCCCTGGTGCCGTTGTCCATGGCAAAATCCAATGATATCCGTCAGTATGAGATCCGGAAGCAAAATCAGATGACCCAGAACCAGAACAATATCTGGATCAAAACCGACAACCGGCTGGTGCACATCCGTTTTTTTGACCCGGTCCAGAAAACCGTGGCCGGTGTCTGCGCCACGACTCTGGGGGAAGATTTTTCTCTGATTTCCCGCATCGATGCGCGTTTCGGCAGATATGAGCTGGGGCAGTGGCTTCTGGAGGATGTGGTGGAACAGACCTATAATCCGGACACCCACGATTATGATGTGACCCTGTCGGACATGAGACTGTCGGATCTGGGCCTGGTGCCTGAAGATCTGGGGCAATGGGTGAAAAAATCCGATGAAATGGGATTTTTCGAACTGAAATCCTATGTGGAAAAAGTCCGGGATGAAGGGTATGACGCCACCACGTATGAAGTGGACATGCACGGGAAAATCGCATTCCCCTTTATCTGCGTCATCATGGCTTTGACCGGTGCGGCCGCAGGTATGCGGTCTTTTGCCCGGGTGAATCTGCCCGGCGCCATCGGACTGGGGGTGGCCATCTCTTTTTTTTACTGGGTGGTGTACGGCATCTGCCTGTCCATGGGATATGCCGGGGTGCTCCCCGCAATGGTGGCGCCCTGGGTAGCCAATGCGCTGTTTTTGTGCGGCGGCATCATTTTTCTGATCAACACGGAATAA
- the lpxK gene encoding tetraacyldisaccharide 4'-kinase — translation MFKSLEKKIILASKRQDPAPFLSFDTLLKAVSYGYQTGAVLRNRWYQSDRISRKRLPCPVISVGNIMAGGTGKTPMAVYLAKMLIESGKKPVVISRGYKGRLKHSAAIVSDGTRMFLDACAAGDEPYMMACLKRFPVVVGKDRYRAGCLALDQLDVDVVVLDDGFQHRQLQRDLDLVLMDHDVPLGNGRMLPAGRLREPAAPALARADAVILTRCPETPEVMSHPVSALAPDLPVFYSRHHPFLAGVYPAGSRNSQSHLATQKKSETPLLSDSLQGVPAVLFSGIADNRAFFRTIQGFGANILDHLEFEDHYRYKRADILQIRHRAKALNAAMLVTTQKDRARLDKDIDWPLDLAVIGITLTLENESGFCRLVETRIQT, via the coding sequence ATGTTTAAGTCCCTGGAAAAAAAAATCATTCTTGCATCCAAACGTCAGGATCCCGCTCCTTTTCTGTCCTTTGACACCCTCCTCAAAGCGGTGTCTTACGGGTATCAGACGGGTGCGGTTCTTCGAAACCGCTGGTACCAATCCGATCGAATTTCCCGGAAACGCCTGCCCTGTCCTGTGATTTCCGTGGGCAATATCATGGCCGGAGGGACGGGGAAAACACCCATGGCTGTGTATCTGGCAAAAATGTTGATTGAATCGGGCAAAAAACCCGTGGTGATCAGCCGGGGATACAAAGGCCGTCTGAAACATTCGGCTGCCATTGTGAGCGACGGCACCCGAATGTTTCTGGATGCGTGTGCGGCCGGAGATGAACCCTATATGATGGCCTGCCTGAAACGATTTCCCGTGGTGGTGGGAAAAGACAGGTACCGGGCCGGATGCCTGGCCCTGGACCAATTGGATGTGGATGTGGTGGTTCTGGACGACGGGTTTCAGCACAGGCAGCTGCAGCGCGACCTGGATCTGGTCCTGATGGATCATGATGTGCCATTGGGAAACGGACGGATGCTGCCGGCCGGCCGCCTCAGGGAACCCGCAGCCCCGGCTCTGGCCAGGGCCGATGCCGTGATTCTGACCCGGTGTCCGGAAACACCTGAAGTCATGTCCCACCCTGTTTCAGCGCTTGCTCCGGATCTGCCCGTGTTTTACAGCCGGCACCACCCGTTTCTGGCGGGTGTGTATCCGGCCGGTTCCCGAAACAGCCAATCACATCTTGCCACGCAAAAAAAATCAGAAACACCTTTGTTGTCAGACAGTCTTCAGGGCGTGCCCGCAGTTCTGTTTTCCGGTATTGCCGACAACCGGGCCTTTTTCCGCACCATCCAGGGGTTCGGTGCAAATATCCTGGATCACCTTGAATTTGAGGATCATTACCGGTATAAGAGGGCTGACATTTTACAGATCCGGCACCGGGCAAAGGCTTTGAATGCAGCCATGCTGGTGACCACCCAGAAAGACCGGGCCAGGCTGGACAAAGATATTGATTGGCCTCTGGATCTGGCCGTCATCGGGATCACCCTGACACTTGAAAATGAATCCGGGTTTTGCCGTCTGGTTGAAACCCGGATTCAAACGTGA
- a CDS encoding lysophospholipid acyltransferase family protein: MKDEQIYRLLKRMIFFMGIIPIPVADFFARVLGRLWFRIDKRHRNITIDNLTWAFGREWSEEKIEQTARQVFVNIASMLFEVAWSARLSKSRFLSHFTVKGLRHVTAAHAKGKGVLVITCHMGNFEMLIPAIEGTGLKGYAIYRKLDFEPLEHLIRRLRQRFGVTMVPMRGAAGKLEDILASGGVVGTLIDQNVDWYKGVFVRFFGRPACTNSGLAKLAMKTDAPVVPLYTIRHGRQFIIQFLPEVPVTVTGDPITDIETNTQQFTTAVETMVRQCPDQYFWVHNRWKTKPWCLWPKQEPR, translated from the coding sequence ATGAAAGATGAACAGATATACCGGCTGTTGAAGCGGATGATTTTTTTTATGGGAATCATTCCCATCCCGGTGGCGGATTTTTTTGCCCGGGTTCTGGGGCGGCTCTGGTTTCGAATCGACAAACGCCATCGCAACATCACCATAGACAACCTGACCTGGGCATTCGGCCGTGAATGGTCAGAAGAAAAAATCGAGCAAACCGCCCGGCAGGTGTTTGTCAACATTGCATCCATGCTGTTTGAAGTGGCCTGGTCGGCCCGGCTCTCCAAATCCCGGTTTTTGTCTCATTTCACGGTCAAAGGGCTGAGGCATGTGACAGCGGCCCATGCCAAAGGCAAAGGTGTTCTGGTGATCACCTGCCACATGGGCAATTTTGAGATGCTGATTCCGGCCATTGAAGGCACTGGATTAAAAGGGTATGCCATCTACCGCAAACTGGATTTTGAGCCCCTTGAACACTTGATCCGCCGGTTGAGACAACGGTTCGGGGTGACCATGGTCCCCATGCGGGGGGCCGCCGGCAAACTGGAGGATATCCTGGCATCCGGCGGGGTGGTGGGGACCCTGATCGATCAGAATGTGGACTGGTACAAAGGGGTGTTTGTCCGGTTTTTCGGTCGACCTGCCTGCACCAACAGCGGTCTGGCCAAACTGGCCATGAAAACCGATGCGCCTGTGGTGCCCCTGTACACCATCCGCCATGGCAGACAGTTTATCATCCAGTTTCTGCCGGAAGTACCTGTGACAGTCACAGGAGATCCCATCACGGATATTGAAACCAATACCCAGCAATTCACTACGGCCGTGGAAACCATGGTCCGCCAGTGTCCGGACCAGTATTTCTGGGTGCACAACCGGTGGAAAACCAAACCCTGGTGCCTGTGGCCTAAACAGGAACCCCGGTAA
- the waaF gene encoding lipopolysaccharide heptosyltransferase II, translated as MKKNISNQICRRILIRAANWVGDAIMTTPVIRAVRKNFMDAHITVLAKPWVIPVYENNPYVDDVMVYDAANRHKMGAGTLRLASDIRQRQFDLAILMQNAFEAALLVFLARVPVRVGYNTDARTWLLKPAIPLDPALKKTHLIDYYLGILTGAGLATHGRDMDLYLSSADRDDADHRLVNLKKNGSDRVLGINPGATGGTAKRWFPDRYAALCRRLAKTYDTRILIFGGPKDRALGEQIRAMAPGCCVNLAGETTLGQAFALIHQCDLFVTNDSGLMHAAAALNISQVAIIGSTDPKATSPDSPASTIIRVPVLCAPCLKDDCPTDHACMDRITVDMVFDTCCRILDS; from the coding sequence ATGAAGAAAAATATATCCAATCAAATCTGCCGCAGAATTCTGATCCGGGCCGCCAACTGGGTGGGGGATGCCATTATGACCACTCCGGTGATCCGGGCGGTGCGCAAAAATTTTATGGATGCACATATCACAGTGCTGGCCAAACCCTGGGTGATTCCTGTTTATGAGAACAACCCATATGTGGATGACGTGATGGTATATGATGCAGCAAACCGCCACAAAATGGGGGCGGGAACCCTGCGTCTGGCATCAGATATCCGGCAGCGGCAATTTGATCTGGCGATTCTCATGCAGAATGCCTTTGAGGCGGCCCTGCTGGTGTTTCTGGCCCGGGTTCCGGTGCGGGTGGGATACAATACCGATGCCAGAACCTGGCTGCTCAAGCCGGCGATTCCGCTGGATCCGGCACTGAAAAAAACACATCTCATCGATTATTATCTGGGGATTCTCACCGGTGCCGGACTGGCAACCCACGGCCGGGACATGGACCTGTATCTGTCTTCCGCTGATCGGGATGACGCGGATCACCGGCTAGTTAATCTGAAAAAAAATGGGTCGGACCGGGTTCTGGGCATCAACCCCGGGGCCACCGGCGGAACCGCCAAACGCTGGTTTCCGGATCGATATGCCGCCTTGTGCAGACGACTGGCCAAAACCTATGACACGCGGATTCTGATTTTTGGGGGGCCCAAAGACCGGGCCCTGGGCGAACAGATCCGTGCCATGGCACCGGGATGCTGCGTGAACCTGGCCGGTGAAACCACCCTGGGTCAGGCGTTTGCCCTGATACACCAGTGTGATTTGTTTGTCACCAATGATTCAGGACTCATGCACGCGGCCGCCGCCTTGAATATTTCCCAGGTGGCGATTATCGGTTCCACCGATCCCAAGGCCACCTCCCCGGACAGCCCGGCCAGCACCATCATCCGGGTACCGGTGCTCTGCGCGCCCTGCCTGAAAGATGACTGCCCCACGGATCATGCCTGCATGGACCGGATCACGGTGGACATGGTGTTTGACACCTGTTGCCGGATTCTGGATTCATAA
- a CDS encoding glycosyltransferase family 9 protein, which translates to MVSHGLHTFLEGHPLIHTLWVIKKDQWKQWSRLEDTVKEILSLKKQLGCVGYDVAIDLSGLFRSGVITWFSKAPVRLGFAESDEGSPFFYTHRIHGSMKIHAIDRYLEIARYMGCEINTIEYPLAPYDPAPDILQTLPKKYVVIAPSAGKPANQWPAEKFGELASRLSLPSVVIASGGEAGIADTVVAHAKGNAISIAGKTGLKELIPVISRAAFFVCNDTGPMHLAAALNIPVFAVFGPANPVRTGPYGDIHTVIQLDLPCAPCYAKYPCTRYDFRCMKDLSVDQVYDAIYRKTKAP; encoded by the coding sequence GTGGTGTCACACGGCCTGCACACCTTTCTGGAAGGCCATCCCCTGATCCACACCCTGTGGGTGATAAAAAAAGACCAATGGAAACAATGGTCCCGCCTGGAAGACACGGTCAAAGAAATTCTGTCTTTGAAAAAGCAGCTGGGCTGTGTGGGATATGATGTGGCCATTGACCTGTCCGGGCTGTTCCGGTCCGGTGTGATCACCTGGTTTTCCAAAGCCCCGGTCCGGCTGGGATTTGCGGAATCTGATGAAGGCAGTCCGTTTTTTTATACCCACAGGATTCACGGCAGCATGAAAATTCACGCCATTGACCGGTATCTTGAGATCGCCCGGTACATGGGGTGTGAGATCAATACCATTGAATATCCCCTGGCACCGTATGATCCCGCCCCGGACATTTTGCAAACCCTGCCCAAAAAGTATGTGGTCATAGCCCCATCTGCCGGTAAACCGGCCAACCAGTGGCCGGCAGAAAAATTCGGGGAACTGGCATCCCGCCTGTCTTTGCCCAGTGTGGTGATCGCTTCGGGGGGTGAAGCCGGTATTGCCGATACTGTGGTGGCCCATGCCAAGGGAAATGCCATTTCCATTGCCGGGAAAACCGGTCTCAAAGAGCTGATCCCTGTTATCAGCCGGGCCGCGTTTTTTGTATGCAACGACACCGGTCCCATGCACCTGGCCGCCGCCCTGAACATTCCGGTGTTTGCCGTTTTCGGTCCGGCCAACCCGGTACGCACCGGGCCTTATGGAGATATTCACACGGTGATTCAGCTGGATCTGCCCTGTGCCCCCTGTTATGCAAAATATCCCTGCACCCGGTATGATTTCAGGTGCATGAAAGACCTGTCTGTGGATCAGGTGTATGATGCCATTTATCGGAAAACAAAAGCACCATGA
- a CDS encoding glycosyltransferase family 2 protein, with product MKLSVIVTTYNRPDALKKVLQGLYAQTRLPDEILVADDGSGPDTRVMLTGFKHRPGPAVFHVWQKDLGFRAARARNKAVAAASGDYLVFLDGDCIPGPHFLADHLALSEPGCFFQGKRVLVDESTSPTFDITDCLSFGRLLFWALAGHLGNAHHIFRIPFFPGLKKSHGLSGIRSCNMGVFKTDVVAVNGFNHDFEGWGREDSEFAVRLFKHGLVRKDHPFRAVCYHLWHRENLRNRLSDNDRLLKKAMAADSHVCRNGLNRLKAHGSLYDLNSSDTAG from the coding sequence ATGAAACTGTCTGTGATCGTCACCACCTATAACCGGCCGGATGCGTTGAAAAAAGTGCTGCAAGGCCTGTATGCCCAGACCCGGCTCCCGGATGAGATCCTGGTGGCGGATGATGGCTCCGGCCCTGACACCCGGGTGATGCTGACCGGTTTCAAACATCGGCCCGGCCCGGCTGTTTTTCATGTCTGGCAAAAAGATCTGGGGTTCCGGGCCGCCCGGGCAAGGAACAAAGCCGTTGCCGCCGCGTCAGGAGATTATCTGGTGTTTCTGGATGGCGATTGTATCCCCGGTCCCCATTTCCTGGCTGATCACCTGGCCTTATCGGAGCCTGGGTGTTTTTTTCAGGGGAAACGGGTATTGGTGGATGAAAGCACATCTCCGACGTTTGACATAACCGATTGTCTTTCTTTTGGCCGTCTGCTTTTTTGGGCTCTGGCAGGGCACCTGGGCAATGCCCACCATATTTTTCGAATTCCGTTTTTTCCGGGTCTGAAAAAAAGCCATGGGTTGTCAGGCATCCGAAGTTGTAATATGGGAGTTTTTAAAACTGATGTGGTTGCAGTGAACGGATTCAACCATGATTTTGAGGGATGGGGCCGGGAGGATTCCGAATTTGCCGTCCGGTTGTTCAAACACGGCCTGGTTCGCAAAGATCACCCTTTCCGGGCCGTGTGTTATCATCTGTGGCACCGGGAAAATCTTCGAAACCGGCTTTCGGACAATGATCGTCTGCTTAAAAAAGCCATGGCTGCGGATTCCCATGTATGCAGAAACGGGCTGAACCGCCTGAAAGCACATGGATCATTGTATGATTTAAATTCATCTGATACAGCAGGATGA
- a CDS encoding glycosyltransferase family 2 protein codes for MAKLSVYIIAFNEQDKILDAVQSVAWADEIIVADSFSTDRTAAIAQDLGARVVQIPFKGFGDLRNQAISACTHDWIFSLDADERCTKAAREEISRIIHDPESKDAYYVPRRNYFMGKWIRHGGFYPDFRQPQVFRKGALRFENDAVHERYEVISQQPCGTLKSFIHQIPFKNLEEIIHKANRYSTLGAQKMYAAGKKPGMASALLHGVWAAFSLYVLKLGFLDGWPGVIIALGNFEGTFYKYAKCHLQSKNLASFLDTDLPEN; via the coding sequence ATGGCAAAACTATCGGTTTATATTATCGCTTTTAATGAACAAGACAAAATCCTGGATGCGGTCCAAAGTGTGGCCTGGGCGGATGAAATCATTGTGGCGGACTCCTTCAGCACGGATCGCACCGCAGCCATTGCCCAGGACCTCGGGGCCCGGGTGGTCCAGATTCCGTTCAAAGGATTCGGCGATTTGAGAAATCAGGCCATTTCCGCCTGCACCCATGACTGGATTTTCAGCCTGGATGCGGATGAACGCTGCACCAAGGCGGCCAGAGAGGAAATTTCCCGGATCATCCATGACCCGGAAAGCAAAGATGCCTATTATGTGCCCCGGCGCAACTATTTTATGGGAAAATGGATCCGGCATGGGGGATTTTATCCGGATTTCCGCCAGCCCCAGGTATTCAGAAAAGGAGCGCTTCGGTTTGAAAACGATGCCGTGCACGAGCGGTATGAAGTGATCAGCCAACAGCCCTGCGGCACCTTGAAATCATTTATTCATCAGATTCCGTTTAAAAATCTGGAAGAGATCATCCACAAGGCCAACCGGTATTCGACGCTGGGCGCCCAGAAAATGTATGCAGCAGGCAAAAAACCCGGCATGGCCAGCGCCCTGCTTCACGGGGTATGGGCCGCATTTTCTCTTTATGTGTTGAAACTGGGGTTTCTGGACGGCTGGCCCGGTGTTATCATCGCTTTAGGTAATTTTGAAGGAACGTTTTACAAATATGCAAAATGTCATTTACAGTCAAAGAACCTGGCATCCTTTCTGGATACCGATCTGCCGGAAAATTAA
- a CDS encoding class I SAM-dependent methyltransferase yields the protein MKSDKYMNLCPMGCDAPLEQTDIVLTQGCLLRCTACNHLFSQITEAEYHESMAEFDRAEGTWPSPEDVASLEHSTKKTLRNIRQVTKKDLTRLKLLDVGCSNGAFIFTAERLGMTCEGVEPAKNAAIAAQQAGLNVFHGFLEEMSFPEAAYDVITLFEVIEHVKNPIVLLTQCNRVLKKGGILVIRTANTRSWTVQAIKGKWHYFDIRRHGGHISFFCRHSMTALAAKTGFDVVRFKTHSVTLCENTHVSAMRYRGMKIISELLNLPAKLTESGQEMEVYLQKS from the coding sequence ATGAAATCAGACAAGTATATGAATCTTTGCCCCATGGGGTGTGACGCGCCTCTGGAACAGACAGATATTGTTTTGACACAGGGATGTCTTCTCAGATGCACGGCCTGCAACCACCTGTTCAGTCAAATCACTGAAGCTGAATACCATGAATCCATGGCTGAATTCGACCGGGCCGAAGGCACCTGGCCTTCCCCGGAAGATGTGGCCAGTCTGGAACACAGTACCAAAAAAACCCTTAGAAATATCCGTCAGGTGACAAAAAAAGACCTGACGCGCCTTAAACTGCTGGATGTGGGCTGTTCCAATGGTGCGTTCATTTTTACAGCCGAACGTCTGGGAATGACCTGTGAGGGGGTTGAACCGGCAAAAAATGCTGCCATTGCCGCACAGCAGGCAGGGTTGAACGTGTTTCACGGATTTCTGGAAGAGATGAGTTTTCCGGAAGCCGCCTATGATGTCATTACCCTGTTTGAGGTGATTGAGCATGTGAAAAATCCGATTGTCTTGTTAACGCAATGCAACCGGGTGTTAAAAAAAGGGGGGATTCTGGTGATCCGGACGGCCAATACCCGGTCCTGGACCGTGCAGGCCATCAAGGGGAAATGGCATTATTTTGATATCCGGCGACATGGGGGGCATATCAGTTTTTTTTGCAGACATTCCATGACCGCGCTGGCAGCAAAAACCGGTTTTGATGTTGTTCGATTCAAAACCCACAGTGTCACGCTGTGTGAAAACACTCACGTGTCCGCCATGCGGTACCGGGGAATGAAAATTATTTCAGAACTGCTCAATTTGCCGGCCAAGCTCACTGAAAGCGGTCAGGAAATGGAAGTCTACCTGCAAAAATCATAA